One window from the genome of Terrimicrobium sacchariphilum encodes:
- the hpnH gene encoding adenosyl-hopene transferase HpnH, which translates to MRFPLPLTAKIAGYIIGKKLRGVDKFATVLQLEPLHTCNLTCTGCGRIREYSTSLKDVMSLEDCLGAAEECGAPMISICGGEPLIYPHIEKLVEGLFEQGRIVYICTNGIFMRKKMREWLAYEYTQNKDAVEVFLQKLTSEDLITPAHAEEVRNPKNPPSSHVIRPSGWMYWNVHLDGLERTHDLIVEREGVFKECIAAIRMAKILGYQVATNTTIYKETDMAEIEQMYEYLSWLEVDGHTISPGYDYDSAKEDMRKRLNLEPENFFLTRAATKEKFKDIRSWGEKYTLFGTPIYFDFLAGTRDLTCSAWAIPTRNIRGWKAPCYLMTDGHYSSYKELLTKTDWEKYGVVDGVARDKRCENCMVHCGYEPSATLGKCAQPGDTWKNIKFNFGPKPPRRLEGATVQAFTGVTAGNGHKTGRPQKEAQTAA; encoded by the coding sequence ATGAGGTTTCCGCTGCCACTGACGGCGAAGATTGCAGGGTATATCATCGGGAAAAAGCTGCGGGGAGTGGACAAGTTCGCGACTGTTTTACAGTTGGAACCCCTCCACACGTGCAACCTGACGTGCACCGGCTGCGGTCGCATTCGCGAATATTCGACGTCGCTCAAGGACGTGATGAGCCTGGAAGACTGCCTCGGCGCCGCCGAGGAGTGCGGGGCGCCGATGATCTCCATCTGCGGCGGTGAACCGCTCATCTATCCCCATATCGAGAAGCTCGTCGAGGGTCTCTTTGAGCAGGGGCGCATTGTCTACATCTGCACAAACGGCATCTTCATGCGCAAAAAGATGCGCGAGTGGCTCGCCTACGAGTACACGCAGAACAAGGATGCCGTGGAGGTCTTCCTCCAAAAGCTCACGAGCGAGGATCTCATCACCCCGGCGCATGCCGAGGAGGTGCGCAATCCGAAGAACCCGCCGAGCAGCCATGTCATCCGCCCCAGCGGCTGGATGTACTGGAACGTCCACCTCGACGGCCTCGAGCGCACGCATGATCTCATCGTGGAACGCGAGGGCGTCTTCAAGGAGTGCATCGCCGCCATCCGCATGGCCAAGATCCTTGGCTACCAGGTCGCGACGAACACGACGATCTACAAGGAAACCGACATGGCCGAGATCGAGCAGATGTACGAGTACCTCTCCTGGCTCGAGGTCGACGGTCATACCATCTCGCCCGGCTACGATTACGACTCGGCCAAGGAGGACATGCGCAAGCGCCTCAACCTGGAGCCTGAGAATTTCTTCCTCACCCGCGCGGCTACGAAGGAGAAGTTCAAGGACATCCGCTCCTGGGGAGAAAAGTATACGCTCTTCGGCACGCCGATCTATTTCGACTTCCTCGCTGGCACTCGCGACCTTACCTGCTCGGCCTGGGCGATTCCCACGCGCAACATCCGCGGATGGAAGGCTCCCTGCTACCTGATGACCGACGGGCACTACTCCAGTTACAAGGAGTTGCTCACCAAGACCGATTGGGAAAAATACGGCGTCGTCGACGGGGTGGCCCGCGACAAGCGGTGCGAGAACTGCATGGTGCATTGCGGCTACGAGCCCAGCGCCACCCTCGGCAAGTGCGCCCAGCCCGGCGACACGTGGAAGAACATCAAGTTTAACTTCGGCCCGAAGCCGCCCCGCCGCCTGGAGGGGGCAACGGTCCAGGCCTTCACCGGCGTGACCGCAGGCAACGGACACAAGACCGGCCGACCGCAGAAAGAAGCCCAGACCGCAGCATGA
- a CDS encoding phosphotransacetylase family protein, whose product MSQLINAVTPRLFIAATEQNTGKTTTAVGLYAELRKTFERIGFIKPVGQRFVDVEGKQIDEDSVLIRDTFGTQVPIEDMSPIAVEPMFTRRYINHANNEALTRRIQHSFDRAAWEKDFAIIEGTGHAGVGSVFDLSNARVARILKSKVLLITPGGIGRPIDEGALNAALFEKEGVEVIGVVMNKILPDRLESIEEIARRGFGRLGLELLGVLPEEEILMQPTLQQVCEHIGGETYHGPEYARNRVAYTMIGAMSSANLFRNVIPGTLLVVPGDREDVVLAAVSRSLESDGGPFCGIVLSDNLKPSDRLMEIMKDAPLPVIGSKRNSYSIASRIHSMTVKTLPGDTEKISRIQNLVSEYVDVPRILEKLGITGTSASSAIH is encoded by the coding sequence ATGTCGCAGTTGATCAACGCCGTCACACCCCGGCTGTTCATCGCGGCCACGGAACAGAACACCGGCAAGACCACCACCGCCGTGGGTCTCTACGCCGAGCTGCGCAAGACCTTTGAACGCATCGGCTTCATCAAGCCGGTGGGCCAGCGGTTTGTCGATGTCGAGGGCAAGCAGATCGACGAGGACAGCGTGCTCATCCGCGATACCTTCGGCACCCAGGTGCCGATCGAGGACATGAGCCCGATCGCCGTCGAGCCGATGTTCACCCGGCGGTACATCAATCACGCCAACAACGAAGCCCTGACGCGCCGTATCCAGCACTCCTTCGACCGCGCGGCGTGGGAGAAAGATTTTGCCATCATCGAGGGCACCGGCCATGCCGGGGTGGGCAGCGTCTTTGACCTGTCCAATGCCCGCGTGGCCCGCATCCTCAAGAGCAAAGTGCTCCTCATCACTCCGGGAGGAATTGGCCGCCCTATCGACGAAGGAGCGCTGAATGCCGCGCTCTTCGAAAAAGAAGGCGTCGAAGTCATCGGCGTCGTCATGAACAAGATCCTTCCAGATCGCCTTGAGTCGATCGAAGAAATCGCCCGTCGAGGCTTTGGCCGCCTGGGATTGGAACTCCTTGGCGTCCTGCCCGAGGAGGAAATCCTCATGCAACCCACGCTCCAGCAGGTCTGCGAACACATTGGTGGTGAGACGTACCACGGGCCGGAATACGCCCGAAACCGTGTCGCCTATACCATGATCGGCGCGATGAGCTCGGCAAATCTGTTCCGCAATGTCATTCCGGGAACCCTTCTCGTGGTTCCCGGCGATCGCGAAGATGTCGTCCTGGCGGCGGTTTCGCGATCGCTGGAGAGCGATGGAGGCCCCTTCTGCGGCATCGTCCTCTCCGACAACCTGAAGCCAAGCGACCGCCTCATGGAGATCATGAAGGACGCCCCTCTCCCGGTAATTGGCTCCAAGCGAAACAGTTACAGCATCGCCAGCCGCATTCACTCCATGACGGTGAAGACGCTCCCCGGCGATACCGAGAAGATTTCCCGCATCCAGAATCTCGTCAGCGAGTACGTAGACGTCCCCCGCATCCTGGAGAAACTGGGAATCACCGGGACCTCGGCTTCTTCCGCAATCCATTGA
- a CDS encoding phosphate acyltransferase: MSFIDSVFAKLKRHPKRIVFPDGDDPRVVRACHAFYEKDAGIPILIGKRDVIERIALTEKVSLDHVAIINPETASEMPVFCERLEKLERYKKMGINDARALLSNPNYFAAMMLQHGQADALVGGVHSYSGSLLRPLIQLVKPLPHAPLISGCMIAEVDERFGDGGVLFLADCGVVPDPNMEQLASIAVQTGLVARQVFGQRPRVALLSFSTKGSARTPSTEKVAGAVVIARKLADELGVEIAVDGEMQADAALIPEVASKKMEASLVGGQANVLIFPDLNSGNIAAKLIQHLGGARVYGQILLGLSRPAADLSRGATVEEIVSVAAVVGLQAIEYRKLYPAEEPAA, encoded by the coding sequence ATGAGTTTTATTGATTCGGTTTTCGCCAAACTGAAAAGGCATCCGAAACGCATCGTTTTCCCGGATGGCGACGATCCCCGGGTCGTGCGCGCCTGCCATGCTTTCTACGAAAAAGACGCCGGTATCCCGATCCTGATCGGCAAGCGCGATGTCATCGAGCGCATCGCCCTCACAGAAAAGGTGAGCCTCGACCACGTCGCCATCATCAATCCCGAGACGGCCAGCGAAATGCCAGTCTTCTGCGAGCGCCTCGAGAAGCTCGAGCGTTACAAGAAGATGGGTATCAATGACGCCCGCGCCCTGCTTTCCAATCCGAACTACTTCGCCGCGATGATGCTCCAGCACGGCCAGGCCGATGCTCTCGTCGGCGGCGTGCACAGTTATTCCGGCTCGCTCCTGCGTCCGCTCATTCAGCTGGTGAAGCCCCTCCCCCACGCCCCGCTCATCTCGGGATGTATGATCGCCGAGGTGGACGAGCGCTTTGGCGACGGTGGTGTCCTTTTCCTCGCCGACTGCGGCGTGGTGCCCGATCCCAACATGGAGCAACTCGCCTCCATCGCCGTGCAGACCGGCCTCGTCGCGCGCCAGGTCTTTGGCCAGCGACCGCGCGTGGCTCTGCTGAGCTTCTCGACCAAGGGGAGCGCCCGCACGCCCTCGACGGAGAAAGTCGCCGGGGCCGTCGTGATCGCCCGCAAGCTCGCCGATGAACTCGGTGTGGAAATCGCCGTCGATGGAGAAATGCAGGCCGATGCCGCCCTCATTCCCGAAGTCGCCTCAAAGAAAATGGAAGCCAGCCTCGTCGGCGGACAAGCCAACGTGCTCATCTTCCCCGATCTGAACAGCGGCAACATCGCTGCCAAGCTCATCCAGCATCTCGGCGGAGCCCGGGTGTATGGACAGATCCTGCTCGGTCTTTCTCGCCCGGCGGCGGATCTTTCCCGTGGCGCGACCGTGGAGGAAATCGTCTCGGTTGCCGCCGTGGTCGGCCTTCAGGCCATCGAATACCGCAAGCTGTATCCGGCGGAAGAACCTGCCGCGTAA
- the folP gene encoding dihydropteroate synthase produces MELTARDRRIRFPRRPLIMGILNINHDSFSGDGRVDQDWAVQKARELVRLGADIIDVGGESARTNREAISPEEELERIAPFIKDFREVSRDMAPRDEEQVFPPLLSLNTWRPEVAGPALELGGDILNDMSGLPDERNAALCARSGAALLIMHTMGEPKVSHKHIQYRDVIVEMGEFFEDRIERALQAGVSRAAIILDPGIDFAKQVQDNLRVYREAASLERFGRPVLLPVSRKSVIGKVLGITNPPDRDAGTAACIVAGMRRGAGLFRVHNVDMAYRVITTVHQICEGAA; encoded by the coding sequence ATGGAACTGACAGCCCGCGATCGCCGCATTCGTTTTCCCCGGCGGCCCCTCATTATGGGCATCCTCAATATCAACCACGACTCGTTTTCCGGCGACGGGCGGGTCGATCAGGACTGGGCGGTGCAAAAAGCCCGCGAACTGGTGCGGCTGGGGGCGGACATTATCGATGTCGGCGGCGAGAGCGCCCGGACAAATCGCGAGGCCATCTCGCCGGAGGAGGAACTCGAGCGTATCGCGCCATTTATCAAAGACTTCCGTGAGGTCTCGCGGGACATGGCGCCGCGGGACGAGGAACAGGTTTTTCCGCCTCTGCTCTCATTAAATACCTGGCGGCCTGAGGTGGCAGGCCCGGCGCTGGAACTTGGCGGCGACATTCTCAATGACATGAGCGGCCTGCCGGACGAGCGGAACGCGGCCCTCTGCGCCCGATCCGGTGCGGCGCTGCTCATCATGCACACCATGGGGGAGCCCAAGGTGTCGCATAAACACATCCAATATCGGGACGTGATCGTCGAAATGGGCGAGTTTTTTGAAGATCGCATCGAGCGGGCGTTACAGGCCGGGGTGTCGCGCGCCGCTATCATCCTCGATCCGGGAATCGACTTTGCCAAGCAGGTGCAGGACAACTTGCGGGTATATCGCGAGGCGGCGTCTCTGGAGCGCTTTGGGCGACCGGTGTTGCTGCCAGTCTCCCGGAAAAGCGTGATTGGGAAGGTGCTGGGGATCACGAATCCGCCCGATCGCGACGCGGGCACGGCAGCCTGCATCGTGGCCGGGATGCGACGTGGCGCGGGACTGTTCCGCGTCCACAATGTCGACATGGCTTACCGCGTAATCACGACGGTGCACCAGATCTGCGAGGGCGCGGCGTGA
- a CDS encoding MauE/DoxX family redox-associated membrane protein yields MKYSANILLVILRIALGSVFLYAGGIKAMATESFALTLMPFTFIPPEAYDWIALLLPYTEILAALFIIFGLPRIGAAMILGLSVMFCYVIGWAISNQIIVSCGCFGTEDTAPSAAKMAWAMWRDVLLAAGSLVVLIFRGSWRAILRPLVALPASPSR; encoded by the coding sequence GTGAAGTATTCTGCGAATATCCTTCTCGTCATCCTCCGCATCGCCCTCGGGAGCGTCTTTCTCTACGCGGGCGGGATCAAGGCGATGGCCACCGAGTCCTTTGCCCTCACTCTCATGCCGTTTACCTTCATCCCGCCGGAGGCGTACGACTGGATCGCGCTGCTCCTGCCGTACACGGAGATTCTGGCGGCGTTGTTCATCATCTTTGGCCTGCCGCGCATCGGGGCGGCCATGATTCTCGGGCTGAGCGTGATGTTCTGCTACGTCATCGGCTGGGCCATCTCAAATCAGATCATCGTTTCGTGCGGATGCTTCGGCACGGAGGATACGGCTCCCTCGGCGGCAAAAATGGCATGGGCCATGTGGCGTGACGTACTGCTTGCAGCAGGCAGCCTGGTGGTGCTGATCTTTCGGGGAAGCTGGCGGGCTATTCTGCGGCCGCTGGTTGCTCTTCCGGCTTCGCCGAGCCGTTGA
- a CDS encoding Fur family transcriptional regulator, whose product MSDCAHTFTVDSILDRLRGEGMRVTGSRRGILEVLFEAGRPLSLQEIQDEAAARGEGPDYATVFRMITLLERLHIVHKVNLQRSCSYYELHDPTKHYDHIVCTECGKVVLLDVPCPLAEAERFIAERYGFQDLTHSLEFFGKCPECLNGSAKPEEQPAAAE is encoded by the coding sequence ATGAGCGATTGCGCACATACCTTTACCGTCGACTCGATCCTCGACCGCCTGCGCGGGGAAGGAATGCGTGTGACGGGCAGCCGCCGTGGCATCCTCGAGGTGCTTTTTGAGGCAGGGCGTCCTCTCTCGCTTCAGGAGATTCAGGACGAGGCTGCCGCGCGAGGAGAGGGGCCGGATTACGCCACGGTCTTCCGCATGATCACTCTGCTGGAGCGCCTGCACATCGTTCACAAAGTGAATCTCCAGCGTTCGTGCAGCTATTACGAACTGCACGATCCGACCAAGCACTACGATCACATCGTTTGCACGGAATGCGGCAAGGTCGTCCTCCTCGACGTCCCCTGCCCGCTGGCCGAAGCGGAGCGCTTCATCGCAGAGCGGTACGGGTTCCAAGACCTGACGCACTCGCTCGAGTTTTTCGGCAAGTGCCCGGAGTGCCTCAACGGCTCGGCGAAGCCGGAAGAGCAACCAGCGGCCGCAGAATAG
- the hisF gene encoding imidazole glycerol phosphate synthase subunit HisF, translating into MLAKRIIPCLDVTDGRVVKGTKFLELRDAGDPVECARAYDSQGADELVFLDITASSDGRATMVDVVSRTAEQCFMPLTVGGGIRTVEDVRTMLMAGADKVSMNTAAIHNPQLVADAANYFGSQAIVVAIDAKQDGPGKWRVYTHGGRRPTELDAVEWAAEVARLGAGEILLTSMDADGTCDGYDIGLNRAVSERVSIPVIASGGAGTLDHLTEVLDKGRADAVLAASIFHFGKYTIHQAKEHLASHGVPVRL; encoded by the coding sequence ATGCTGGCCAAACGAATCATCCCCTGCCTCGACGTCACCGATGGACGCGTGGTGAAGGGCACGAAATTCCTCGAACTGCGGGACGCCGGAGATCCGGTCGAGTGCGCCCGCGCCTATGATTCGCAGGGTGCCGACGAACTCGTCTTTCTCGACATCACCGCCTCCAGCGACGGCCGTGCGACCATGGTCGACGTCGTGTCGCGCACGGCGGAGCAGTGCTTCATGCCCCTCACCGTGGGCGGCGGTATCCGTACCGTCGAAGACGTACGCACTATGCTCATGGCGGGCGCGGACAAGGTCAGCATGAACACCGCCGCCATTCACAATCCACAGCTTGTAGCCGACGCGGCGAATTATTTCGGTTCCCAAGCAATCGTCGTCGCCATCGATGCGAAACAGGACGGCCCCGGCAAGTGGCGGGTCTACACCCATGGCGGACGCCGCCCCACCGAGCTCGACGCGGTCGAGTGGGCCGCCGAGGTGGCGCGTCTCGGCGCAGGAGAAATCCTCCTCACCAGCATGGATGCCGACGGCACCTGCGACGGCTATGATATCGGCCTGAACCGGGCCGTGAGCGAGCGCGTAAGCATTCCGGTCATTGCCAGCGGAGGCGCGGGCACGCTCGACCACCTCACCGAGGTGCTCGACAAGGGCCGGGCCGACGCAGTGCTCGCCGCCAGCATCTTTCACTTCGGGAAGTACACCATTCATCAAGCCAAGGAACACCTTGCCTCCCATGGCGTACCGGTGCGCCTTTGA
- a CDS encoding N-acetylmuramoyl-L-alanine amidase family protein — translation MSILLLFGGCAGPSYLTGAGNFHTVIVDAGHGGHDMGAKSVAGQPEKVLALDTARRLAIELRKQGFNVIETRNADYFVPLGGRTAISNRKNDSIFVSIHYNWAPKRKPQGMEVYYFSSRSGRLAANILQEIKSVYPTVNRGVKRNNYYVLRNNRRPAVLCELGFLSNASDNRYVQTAAVRQKLAEEIAWGITKERQGRIIW, via the coding sequence TTGTCGATTCTTCTCCTCTTCGGAGGCTGCGCCGGTCCCTCCTACCTGACGGGTGCGGGAAATTTCCATACCGTCATCGTCGACGCGGGCCATGGCGGCCACGACATGGGAGCCAAGTCGGTCGCCGGGCAGCCGGAGAAGGTGCTGGCGCTCGACACGGCGCGGCGCTTGGCGATCGAGTTGCGCAAGCAGGGCTTCAATGTCATCGAGACGCGCAACGCGGATTACTTCGTCCCGCTCGGTGGTCGTACGGCGATCTCCAACCGTAAAAACGACTCCATTTTTGTGAGCATCCATTACAACTGGGCTCCGAAGCGCAAGCCGCAGGGCATGGAGGTTTACTACTTCTCTTCGCGGTCGGGCCGACTGGCGGCGAACATTCTCCAGGAGATCAAATCCGTTTATCCCACGGTTAACCGCGGAGTGAAGCGCAACAACTACTACGTGCTGCGCAACAACCGCCGTCCCGCCGTGCTTTGCGAACTCGGGTTCCTTTCCAATGCCTCCGACAACCGTTACGTGCAAACCGCTGCAGTGCGGCAGAAGCTCGCCGAGGAAATCGCCTGGGGCATCACGAAGGAGCGCCAGGGGCGCATCATCTGGTAA
- a CDS encoding RluA family pseudouridine synthase — protein MQNQADFHILGETADYLAVDKPAGLLVHPSKPGGPRTLWDGLRDLLGYELATGGQISIINRLDRETSGVVIVAKSAEAARTAGIAMQRREMKKRYLALVFGWPDWEEITIDTPICRRGEVEDSIVWLERMVHPSGQPAVTRFRVLDRHSRNDEPFALLEAEPLTGRTHQIRVHAASLGFPIVGDKLYARGRDKYLRFIDEGWTEALAADLWLPRHALHCTRMIFGDNVWDAPLPGDLAVLTR, from the coding sequence ATGCAGAATCAAGCCGACTTCCACATCCTGGGTGAAACCGCCGATTACCTGGCGGTCGACAAACCCGCCGGCCTGCTGGTTCATCCCTCGAAGCCGGGCGGCCCACGCACCCTCTGGGACGGACTGCGCGACCTCCTCGGCTACGAACTCGCCACCGGCGGGCAGATTTCCATAATCAACCGCCTCGACCGCGAGACCAGCGGCGTCGTGATCGTGGCGAAGAGCGCCGAAGCCGCCCGCACCGCCGGGATCGCCATGCAGCGACGCGAGATGAAGAAACGCTACCTCGCGCTCGTCTTTGGCTGGCCGGATTGGGAGGAAATCACCATCGACACCCCGATCTGCCGCCGGGGGGAGGTGGAGGACTCCATCGTCTGGCTGGAGCGGATGGTGCATCCGTCTGGGCAACCCGCCGTCACCCGCTTTCGGGTCCTCGATCGCCATTCGCGCAACGACGAGCCCTTCGCGCTGCTGGAGGCCGAACCCCTGACCGGCCGCACCCATCAAATCCGCGTTCATGCCGCCTCGCTGGGTTTTCCCATCGTCGGGGACAAACTTTACGCGCGAGGCCGCGACAAATACCTGCGTTTCATCGACGAGGGCTGGACGGAGGCTCTAGCCGCCGATCTATGGCTGCCCCGGCATGCCCTGCACTGCACGCGCATGATCTTCGGGGACAATGTCTGGGATGCCCCGCTGCCCGGCGATCTCGCCGTGCTTACCAGATGA
- a CDS encoding ABC transporter ATP-binding protein translates to MIRLQDVTRIYSREGAAVKALDAVNLEVPTGEFASVTGPSGCGKSTLLNVLGGLDKPDSGELWVGDLPLHSATDAQLTAYRRNDLGIVFQFFNLLPSMTVEENVELPLLLRGEPSKKARPRAEEMLDLVGLTKRLGHFPHQLSGGEMQRVAIARALAGRPRLLLADEPTGNLDSENAARVTDTLLKIASQKIVTMIIVTHSSELAALAPLHIRMLDGKIL, encoded by the coding sequence ATGATCCGACTCCAGGACGTCACCCGAATCTATTCCCGCGAAGGAGCCGCCGTGAAAGCGCTGGATGCCGTCAACCTGGAGGTGCCCACCGGAGAGTTTGCCTCCGTGACCGGGCCGAGCGGCTGCGGGAAGAGTACGCTCCTCAACGTTCTGGGCGGTCTGGACAAGCCGGATTCCGGCGAACTCTGGGTCGGCGACCTGCCGTTGCACTCCGCGACGGATGCGCAACTGACCGCCTATCGGCGCAACGATCTTGGTATCGTGTTCCAGTTCTTCAACTTGCTTCCGTCGATGACCGTGGAGGAAAACGTGGAACTGCCCCTCCTGCTGCGTGGCGAGCCGTCCAAAAAGGCGCGTCCTCGCGCCGAGGAAATGCTTGATCTGGTCGGTCTCACGAAGCGGCTGGGACATTTTCCGCATCAATTGAGCGGTGGGGAGATGCAGCGTGTGGCCATCGCCCGGGCGCTCGCGGGGCGGCCCCGGTTGCTTCTGGCGGACGAACCGACGGGCAATCTCGACAGCGAGAACGCCGCCCGCGTGACGGACACCCTCCTAAAGATTGCTTCCCAAAAAATCGTTACGATGATTATTGTCACCCACAGCAGTGAGCTGGCCGCTCTGGCTCCGCTCCACATCCGGATGCTCGATGGAAAAATCCTCTGA
- a CDS encoding cyclic nucleotide-binding domain-containing protein, with product MEKSSDSHCPSCDDALWAKLTLFAELNRDELQTLLHQSSREHFAAGTKIISFGDEGYCMYVILRGSARVTVPSAEGEVELAVLQAGDFFGEIALVDDGPRTADVTALEDCELLCITRMTLGVLAGLQPGAAIHLLASIGRALVSRLRVGHRKYMDLLSHPA from the coding sequence ATGGAAAAATCCTCTGACAGTCATTGCCCGAGTTGCGACGACGCGCTTTGGGCGAAGCTTACGCTTTTCGCGGAACTCAACCGCGACGAGCTCCAGACGCTTTTGCACCAGAGCTCCCGCGAGCACTTTGCCGCTGGCACGAAGATCATCAGCTTTGGCGACGAGGGGTATTGCATGTATGTCATCCTGCGTGGCTCGGCTCGCGTGACCGTGCCCTCCGCCGAGGGCGAGGTGGAGTTGGCTGTCCTCCAGGCGGGAGATTTCTTTGGGGAAATCGCTCTCGTCGACGATGGTCCGCGCACTGCGGATGTCACGGCTCTGGAGGATTGCGAGCTGCTCTGTATCACCCGCATGACCCTTGGCGTGCTGGCCGGTCTCCAGCCCGGAGCCGCCATTCATCTCCTGGCCTCGATCGGCCGGGCTCTGGTATCCCGCCTGCGGGTCGGCCACCGGAAGTACATGGACCTGCTCAGCCATCCGGCCTGA
- a CDS encoding bifunctional UDP-3-O-[3-hydroxymyristoyl] N-acetylglucosamine deacetylase/3-hydroxyacyl-ACP dehydratase, with translation MVDKQRTLASSASLKGTALHTGENVTLTVRPAPVGHGFKFKRIDLPDEPVVDAKVESVKTVERATTLVEGSVKIHTVEHVISALAGLGVDNALIEMDANEPPIGDGSAAAYVALIKEAGIVEQDAPRSYFTPREPISVQVGDSILTILPDTKFRVSCTQVGPEGRFTQYLSAEITPDFYETEIAPARTFVFYEDVKPLMDKGLIRGGSLENAIVARGDSVLSKEPLRFPDEFVRHKILDIVGDLALSGRRLRGHIVAVKPGHGPNTELARALVKRHSDYVAMAPTPIAAEGGVLDVNEIMRTLPHRYPFLMVDRIIELVEDTRAVGVKAVTINEPYFQGHFPGHPVMPGVLQVEAMAQVASVVMMRRTENIGKIGYFMSADSVKFRKPVFPGDTLFIHCEMLSAKKRLGKAACRCEVNGEVVSEGELLFGLVDK, from the coding sequence ATCGTGGATAAACAACGTACGCTCGCATCGTCTGCCAGTCTGAAGGGCACGGCCCTGCACACCGGCGAGAACGTCACCCTGACGGTCCGTCCCGCTCCGGTCGGACATGGCTTCAAGTTCAAGCGCATCGACCTCCCTGACGAACCCGTGGTCGACGCCAAGGTGGAGAGCGTCAAAACGGTCGAGCGTGCGACGACCCTCGTCGAGGGCAGCGTCAAGATTCACACGGTCGAGCATGTGATTTCCGCCCTGGCGGGTCTCGGTGTCGACAATGCGCTCATCGAGATGGACGCCAACGAGCCGCCTATCGGCGACGGCAGCGCTGCCGCTTATGTCGCGCTGATCAAGGAAGCCGGCATCGTCGAGCAGGACGCGCCGCGTAGCTACTTCACGCCGCGCGAGCCCATCTCGGTGCAGGTAGGCGATTCCATCCTCACCATCCTGCCGGACACGAAATTCCGCGTCTCCTGTACGCAAGTTGGACCCGAGGGACGCTTTACGCAGTATCTCAGCGCCGAGATCACCCCGGATTTCTACGAAACCGAGATCGCCCCGGCTCGCACCTTTGTTTTCTACGAGGACGTGAAGCCGCTCATGGACAAGGGGCTCATCCGCGGCGGAAGCCTGGAGAACGCCATCGTCGCCCGTGGAGACAGCGTACTCAGCAAGGAGCCGCTGCGTTTCCCGGATGAATTCGTCCGTCACAAGATACTCGACATCGTGGGCGACCTCGCGCTCTCCGGACGCAGGCTTCGCGGCCATATCGTCGCGGTAAAGCCGGGCCACGGCCCGAATACCGAGCTGGCCCGTGCGCTCGTGAAGCGTCACTCCGATTACGTCGCGATGGCTCCCACGCCGATTGCCGCCGAGGGCGGCGTGCTCGACGTCAACGAGATCATGCGCACCCTACCGCATCGCTATCCCTTCCTCATGGTCGACCGCATCATTGAGCTGGTCGAGGATACCCGCGCCGTGGGCGTGAAGGCGGTGACGATCAACGAACCGTATTTTCAAGGCCACTTCCCGGGCCATCCGGTCATGCCGGGCGTGCTTCAGGTCGAGGCCATGGCCCAGGTCGCGAGCGTCGTGATGATGCGCCGCACGGAGAACATCGGAAAGATCGGCTATTTCATGAGCGCCGACTCCGTGAAGTTCCGCAAGCCAGTCTTCCCGGGCGACACGCTGTTCATTCACTGCGAGATGCTGAGCGCGAAGAAGCGCCTCGGCAAGGCGGCCTGCCGCTGCGAGGTCAACGGTGAGGTGGTCTCCGAGGGCGAACTGCTCTTCGGTCTGGTCGATAAATAA